From the Desulfolucanica intricata genome, the window TCGTGCAATGGCGCCATCAACTCCGCCATACCTGTATAGGCATCTAAAACCTGTGAAAGCCCCCAGGCGGCACCGGAGTGGGGCCCGGTAAAAATCATCTCCCCAAATGTCCATTTCACTGAAAAATCATGACGCCCAAAGGTTCCTTTAACAATGCCTCGTGTGTACTCCCATCTTGTCTGTTTACTATTATAATCCAGGCCTTTATCAATCATAAATTGCAAATATGTAACTACAGCCCGCCCGCGTTCCTCACCCAACTCAGCCAGAATTTCGGGCTTGAGACGATTGAGTTCCTCCACCAGGGTGAGGTGTCCCAGAAGTTGGCGGGGAGTGAACATATCACACCAGCGATACATGCCGTATATAGGCGGGCGCATGTCGTTACCTTCGGGGAAAAGTTCTGTTGGAATTAACCCCTGCCTATCCCACTCCGGCCAGCGTTCCTGCAGGCGTTTTTCAGCTTCCTCCAAAGCTGCCAAATCCTGCTCATTGGGTGGACGGAAAAAGCGTATTTTTTCAGTTTTAATTTCCCCGGCTCGCTCACCGCTTTTGTAGCGCTGGGGACAGCCGTTTTTATCCAACTTGGGTTGGTAACGCACAGCCACTACGCAGTAAAGCCGATCCTTCCACCTACCATGGGGAGATTCACCCCGTGCCTGAGCCTTTATCTCACCTGCAGAAATAGCCTGCCGGCAGTGAATGCACATACCAACGCCTTTGTTTACCGTGGCGAAATTAGGATCCTCACCATTGGGCCCCTTATTCCCCCGCACTCTGTAAGTCTCAAACTTTACTTTTCCACCTTTTTTGCTCCCGTCTGGAATAATTCGAACGCCCCACTTCTGACCGGACTTGGCCAGCCAACATGTATTTAGCAATGGTGCCTCACCACCGCAATGGGGGCAAGTCACTTGGCGACAGTATATTAAACCGGTTTGATCATACTCATGTCCGTGAAATTTCGATACCAAATCCGGACATTTTACACAGTGTCCTTTAAGTTGTTCAACTTCTTCCTTGGGAAGTGGGGCAAACGGTGTTATATCTTCCAATTGCATTTCAACATGTGTGACAAGGTAATTACCCCATTTTTTTAAGTCTTTCAGAAGATCACACCCAAATCTAACAGGGTAATCAAGCGTAGCTTTAAGAATTACGGCAGCAACAGGGTTTATTTCATTCGCAATGACTTTATGTCCGAGACGCATTGCTTCAAAAGGGATTGAACCACCGCCGGCGGTTGGATCAAGTACCACCTTCCCTTCAAACTCAAAGGCAGGCTCTCGCATATAGGCCCTATTGTAACCATACAGGTCTTCTGCTTCCCACTTAAGCACATACCCTAAAAGGTTCTTAACATGTTCCGACTTTGCAAATGCAATTCTTTCATTAACATGAGCAGGGTCAGCAACCACACGTTGCACCGGAATAAGCTCACCTTTCTCTGGCAAAGGTTCAGGTAATGGCTGTGATTCCTGGTACCATCGAACAATCACCGAGTGATTACTAAGACTTGTATCAGCGGCACAAAGCCTTTGAATAATCTTTTTGTTTTTTTCTCTTCGTTGCTGTTCCTTATCTAAAGCTCTAATAACAACATCATCCACCGGTAACCATTGAGCACCATCTTTATTGGTTTTTATTCTTTCAAGAAGTCTGCCGGTAAGCGTCCACGGCTCTCCATTAACCAGTGCCTGCACCTTTTCTATACCCAACTGGCGCAGAAACCAATCCGGATCAGTACCCGCGGGTAACAATGAACCCAGGACAGCAGCACGACTGGGTGTCAGTGGACGCCGGGCCCACCAAACGTGAAGATAATACAATGGCGGAAGGGCAGAACTCGCGCCCCGCTCCCGTTGTGTCTCTGCCCCCACTTGGTGACATGGAAAGCCCGCTTCTATCAAACGAACATCGTTTTTATCTTTATTAGTTTGCATAATATTTCTCCCCACTTACCTGCGAAGTCTGTCCAGCATCTTTAAAATCTCTTTGTCCCCGGGTTGTCCGCCCAGCATGGTGCGCATACCGGATCGTGCCCAGCGGCTGGCCGCACCACCATACTGGGTAGCCCTGGTCAGCCAATACGCGGCTTCTTCCCGGCTAAAACGTTCCACACGGCAAGCAATTAGCTCCACCCGGTTCATATCTTTTAAACGTTCCTGGAGTTTAAAAATGAGGGATAACTTAGCTCCGGCCTCTTCGTCCAAAGGCAAGTTGCCCCGGAAAGTAATGCGACCGTTACCAAGAAAGCGGTGTAATTCCAGAGGAATCTCAGCATCATCACATACACCGCCAATGATGGACTTTATTACCGGCAAACAGCGGCGCAGGGGCTGCCCGTATAAAAGCCCCCGATCTCTCAACACCCTTTTATTAGAACTGCCGTTATGGAGTGCTTCTTCCTCCGGAGAAAAACGCTCCTTTACCACAAAAACCGGTACGGGTTTATCTTTATATTCTGTTACGCGCAGCACCCAGGGGGCATACTTTACCAGCGGCTGAATCCGGTGTTTAAGTTGATATTCCAGATCCCAGTTGGTATTTATCTTTTTCTTAGTCATTTTTACTCTGCCTCACCTTTTTGTTCTTTTAGCTCTTTTATGAATAGGCAGTCATCATCAGGCTTAGCGATTTCGAGGAAGGCCTCAGTATATTCACCCTGCTCCACCACATTATCCAAAACCTCGAAAATTTCACCCAGGGTCTGCATAGACTCAGGAGTAACGTCTGCAAGTTGGATACTGAGCGTACCGCCTTCGGGTAATTTCAAATCTACCAAATCCAGACTTTGAACAGTAGATTTTGCACCCCGGTTATAAATGCTGCCCAGACGCCGCAACAGCGGAAGGAGAACCTCTGCACCTTCCCTGCCGGAAAGGGAAAAGCTGCTGGGTTTACTTGTAAGCCATCCTCTCTGGGCCGCCTCTGCCGGTGTAATAAGTACATCGCCAGGCTGTGGTGTGTAAATAGCAGCATCAACACCGCGAATTAACTCTGGTTTTTCAGTCTGATCCGGTGTACCGCGGTAAGCTATGAGGCTGCCTTTTTTTATTTGGGATACTACAACGTCCTCAAAGTCACTATCCGGAATTTCCCCGTAATTTTCTTTAACGTTTTCTGCTATTTTGTCAACCGTAGCCACACCTTCCCGGGCCAAAACATAAGTAATACCCTCGCGCACTTTTTCGGGGTCCACGGCATCGGCAGTCCAGTTACGCTTTTTGGCACCCTGGGGTGTAATAAGGCTGTAACCTTTGTCATTTAAGTTAACTTCCATGGGAACTCC encodes:
- a CDS encoding DUF7680 family protein codes for the protein MTKKKINTNWDLEYQLKHRIQPLVKYAPWVLRVTEYKDKPVPVFVVKERFSPEEEALHNGSSNKRVLRDRGLLYGQPLRRCLPVIKSIIGGVCDDAEIPLELHRFLGNGRITFRGNLPLDEEAGAKLSLIFKLQERLKDMNRVELIACRVERFSREEAAYWLTRATQYGGAASRWARSGMRTMLGGQPGDKEILKMLDRLRR
- a CDS encoding DUF1156 domain-containing protein, with the translated sequence MQTNKDKNDVRLIEAGFPCHQVGAETQRERGASSALPPLYYLHVWWARRPLTPSRAAVLGSLLPAGTDPDWFLRQLGIEKVQALVNGEPWTLTGRLLERIKTNKDGAQWLPVDDVVIRALDKEQQRREKNKKIIQRLCAADTSLSNHSVIVRWYQESQPLPEPLPEKGELIPVQRVVADPAHVNERIAFAKSEHVKNLLGYVLKWEAEDLYGYNRAYMREPAFEFEGKVVLDPTAGGGSIPFEAMRLGHKVIANEINPVAAVILKATLDYPVRFGCDLLKDLKKWGNYLVTHVEMQLEDITPFAPLPKEEVEQLKGHCVKCPDLVSKFHGHEYDQTGLIYCRQVTCPHCGGEAPLLNTCWLAKSGQKWGVRIIPDGSKKGGKVKFETYRVRGNKGPNGEDPNFATVNKGVGMCIHCRQAISAGEIKAQARGESPHGRWKDRLYCVVAVRYQPKLDKNGCPQRYKSGERAGEIKTEKIRFFRPPNEQDLAALEEAEKRLQERWPEWDRQGLIPTELFPEGNDMRPPIYGMYRWCDMFTPRQLLGHLTLVEELNRLKPEILAELGEERGRAVVTYLQFMIDKGLDYNSKQTRWEYTRGIVKGTFGRHDFSVKWTFGEMIFTGPHSGAAWGLSQVLDAYTGMAELMAPLHERLGGNIPPVTIRNGTAANIELPNRSVDLVCIDPPYYNNVQYAELSDYFYVWQRRTLKDLYPELFRRRVTNKRDEAVANPVRDGSTARAADEYQRLMGEIFAECHRVIKDEGIMTIMFTHKTPQAWEALTRSLIENGWTITSSMPVESESAASMHQKDMAAAASSIFLTCRKRVKSNKDTPAFWTGFGGSGVAQRVRQAVGQALKEFEHLGLSAVDEMVASYGRALQVLSENWPVLKGDDPVSPTEAMLEASAVVAQHQVARITGGRLRVEDLNSEAAMALTLYGIFGLTQFPFDQALNLSRSLAISLEGRVAGYTVSERMIGINDESRGRRSTRSNIEEAGYHAPLLRRGSKLRLALPEERSKMRIEKPQTEWDILQGLILAYREGDAPVARAYLARHAEGREQLILDLLSVWAAEMPDDELRKEAEAILFGLK